A section of the Salmo trutta chromosome 4, fSalTru1.1, whole genome shotgun sequence genome encodes:
- the LOC115192173 gene encoding transmembrane 4 L6 family member 1-like: MCSMGFARSLGFALLPLAVCCIMANILLFFPGGEIQYVQQERLSRLIWFMMGIGGGGVLMFLPAGVFISLGSCTGCCWNESFMMCGSVMAALVGLAGSGYCFIISAMAMLEGPQCFTALGWSYPFANEGGRYLMEKDTWSKCLQPVSIVEWNVTLMSILLGLSGLEFIICVLQVINGLVTAVCRPCCYKQDYTLNA, from the exons ATGTGCTCCATGGGTTTTGCGCGGTCGCTGGGCTTTGCCCTTCTGCCCCTGGCTGTGTGCTGTATCATGGCCAACATCCTGCTGTTCTTCCCTGGAGGAGAGATCCAATATGTCCAACAGGAGAGACTGTCCAGGCTGATCTGGTTCATGATGGGAATCGGAGGGGGAGGTGTGTTG ATGTTCCTGCCTGCTGGAGTGTTCATCAGCCTGGGGAGTTGTACAGGCTGCTGTTGGAATGAAAGCTTCATG ATGTGTGGGTCGGTAATGGCAGCTCTAGTGGGTCTGGCTGGCTCGGGATACTGTTTCATCATCTCAGCCATGGCCATGTTGGAGGGACCTCAGTGCTTCACTGCTCTGGGATGGTCTTATCCCTTCGCCAATGAGGGAGGAAG GTACCTAATGGAGAAGGACACGTGGTCTAAGTGCCTGCAGCCTGTCAGTATTGTAGAGTGGAACGTGACCCTGATGTCCATCCTGCTGGGCCTCAGTGGGCTGGAGTTCATCATATGTGTCCTGCAGGTCATCAATGGGCTGGTGACAGctgtctgtagaccctgctgCTACAAGCAGGACTACACCCTCAATGCCTAA